In Arvicanthis niloticus isolate mArvNil1 chromosome 27, mArvNil1.pat.X, whole genome shotgun sequence, a genomic segment contains:
- the Pigb gene encoding GPI alpha-1,2-mannosyltransferase 3 isoform X2: protein MEPEAGDCSPAFGNLHSSSGEMKLRKRKSTQYVSAQEKRSRRPGLLGENIYLVLFTIALRVCNCFLVQTSFVPDEYWQSLEVAHHMVFSYGYLTWEWTEKLRGYTYPLIFASIYKILHLLGKDSVQLLIWIPRLGQALLSAVADVKLYSLVKQLENQEVARWVLCSWFTWYCCTRTLTNTMETTLTAVALFYYPLAGSRSVNSVKYLLLVALACVVRPTALIPWVLLLCRHFCQEQRKLHLTLHHFLPVGFITFSLSLIIDRIFFGQWTLVQFNFLKFNVLQNLGTFYGSHPWHWYFSQGFPVVLGTHLPFFIHGCFLAPRRLHILLLTVLWTLLVYSMLGHKEFRFIYPVLPFCMVFCGYSLAYLKAWRKAVVSFLLLSNVPLALYTGLVHQRGTLDVMNHIQEVCPTGPDAAPASVFMMMPCHSTPYYSHVHCQLSMRFLRCPPDLTGKTQHLDEADMFYLHPLRWLQQEFHSNASLPTHLVTFSVLEKEIHAFLTSRSYERTATFFHTHWPEGRTGSHIHVYERRLTSRVNTGGTEL, encoded by the exons ATGGAGCCGGAGGCCGGCGACTGCAGCCCGGCCTTCGGCAATCTCCACAGCAGCTCTGGAGAGATGAAGCTGCGGAAAAGGAAGTCCACGCAGTACGTGAGCGCGCAGGAGAAGCGCTCTCGGCGCCCTG GTCTTCTTGGAGAAAACATTTACCTGGTCTTGTTTACCATTGCTCTGCGAGTATGTAACTGCTTCTTAGTCCAGACCAGTTTTGTTCCTGATGAATACTGGCAGTCTCTCGAAGTTGCCCACCACATGGTTTTCAG ttatggtTATTTGACCTGGGAATGGACAGAGAAATTGAGAGGTTACACTTATCCCCTAATCTTTGCAAGCATTTATAAGATTCTGCATCTTCTGGGGAAAGACAGTGTTCAATTACTG ATCTGGATTCCCAGACTTGGCCAAGCTCTTCTGTCTGCTGTAGCAGATGTAAAACTTTACTCCCTCGTGAAGCAGCTGGAAAATCAGGAAGTGGCCCGATGGGTG CTGTGCTCCTGGTTCACGTGGTACTGCTGTACCCGGACTCTCACAAACACCATGGAGACTACCCTTACTGCCGTCGCCCTTTTCTACTATCCTCTGGCAGGCTCAAGGTCCGTGAACAG TGTCAAGTACTTGCTCTTGGTTGCCCTTGCTTGTGTGGTCCGCCCCACAGCTCTTATCCCATGGGTGCTGTTACTCTGCAGACATTTCTGCCAAGAACAGAGAAAGCTCCATCTGACTCTGCATCACTTTCTGCCTGTAGG ATTTATAACCTTCAGTTTGTCTCTGATAATTGATCGTATCTTTTTTGGCCAA TGGACGCTGgttcaatttaattttttgaaatttaaCGTGCTGCAGAACTTGGGGACATTTTATGGCTCCCACCCTTGGCACTGGTACTTTAGTCAAGGGTTTCCAGTGGTCCTGGGGACCCACTTACCCTTCTTCATTCACGGTTGCTTCCTGGCCCCAAGGAGGCTCCACATACTACTGCTGACTGTCCTGTGGACACTGCTGGTGTACAG CATGCTGGGCCACAAAGAATTCAGGTTTATCTATCCAGTTTTACCATTTTGCATGGTGTTCTGTG GATACTCACTAGCCTACCTGAAGGCATGGAGGAAGGCAGTGGTGAGCTTCCTGCTCTTGTCAAATGTGCCGCTGGCACTCTACACTGGCCTAGTTCATCAGAGAGGCACTCTGGATGTCATGAATCACATTCAGGAAGTCTGCCCCACAGGTCCTGACGCAGCTCCGGCCTCCGTATTCATGATGATGCCCTGCCACTCCACGCCTTACTACAG CCATGTTCACTGCCAACTGTCCATGCGGTTTCTCCGGTGTCCCCCAGACTTGACTGGGAAAACTCAGCATCTTGATGAAGCAGATATGTTCTACTTACACCCCTTAAGGTGGTTACAACAAGAGTTCCACAGCAATGCATCACTCCCCACTCACTTGGTCACCTTCAGTGTTCTGGAGAAG GAGATCCATGCCTTCCTCACCTCACGGAGCTATGAGAGGACAGCTACATTCTTCCACACTCACTGGCCAGAGGGTCGAACTGGAAGTCATATACATGTCTACGAGCGAAGGTTAACCAGCAGAGTCAACACAGGAGGAACTGAACTGTGA
- the Pigb gene encoding GPI alpha-1,2-mannosyltransferase 3 isoform X3, which produces MEPEAGDCSPAFGNLHSSSGEMKLRKRKSTQYVSAQEKRSRRPGLLGENIYLVLFTIALRVCNCFLVQTSFVPDEYWQSLEVAHHMVFSYGYLTWEWTEKLRGYTYPLIFASIYKILHLLGKDSVQLLIWIPRLGQALLSAVADVKLYSLVKQLENQEVARWVFFCQLCSWFTWYCCTRTLTNTMETTLTAVALFYYPLAGSRSVNRHFCQEQRKLHLTLHHFLPVGFITFSLSLIIDRIFFGQWTLVQFNFLKFNVLQNLGTFYGSHPWHWYFSQGFPVVLGTHLPFFIHGCFLAPRRLHILLLTVLWTLLVYSMLGHKEFRFIYPVLPFCMVFCGYSLAYLKAWRKAVVSFLLLSNVPLALYTGLVHQRGTLDVMNHIQEVCPTGPDAAPASVFMMMPCHSTPYYSHVHCQLSMRFLRCPPDLTGKTQHLDEADMFYLHPLRWLQQEFHSNASLPTHLVTFSVLEKEIHAFLTSRSYERTATFFHTHWPEGRTGSHIHVYERRLTSRVNTGGTEL; this is translated from the exons ATGGAGCCGGAGGCCGGCGACTGCAGCCCGGCCTTCGGCAATCTCCACAGCAGCTCTGGAGAGATGAAGCTGCGGAAAAGGAAGTCCACGCAGTACGTGAGCGCGCAGGAGAAGCGCTCTCGGCGCCCTG GTCTTCTTGGAGAAAACATTTACCTGGTCTTGTTTACCATTGCTCTGCGAGTATGTAACTGCTTCTTAGTCCAGACCAGTTTTGTTCCTGATGAATACTGGCAGTCTCTCGAAGTTGCCCACCACATGGTTTTCAG ttatggtTATTTGACCTGGGAATGGACAGAGAAATTGAGAGGTTACACTTATCCCCTAATCTTTGCAAGCATTTATAAGATTCTGCATCTTCTGGGGAAAGACAGTGTTCAATTACTG ATCTGGATTCCCAGACTTGGCCAAGCTCTTCTGTCTGCTGTAGCAGATGTAAAACTTTACTCCCTCGTGAAGCAGCTGGAAAATCAGGAAGTGGCCCGATGGGTG TTTTTCTGCCAGCTGTGCTCCTGGTTCACGTGGTACTGCTGTACCCGGACTCTCACAAACACCATGGAGACTACCCTTACTGCCGTCGCCCTTTTCTACTATCCTCTGGCAGGCTCAAGGTCCGTGAACAG ACATTTCTGCCAAGAACAGAGAAAGCTCCATCTGACTCTGCATCACTTTCTGCCTGTAGG ATTTATAACCTTCAGTTTGTCTCTGATAATTGATCGTATCTTTTTTGGCCAA TGGACGCTGgttcaatttaattttttgaaatttaaCGTGCTGCAGAACTTGGGGACATTTTATGGCTCCCACCCTTGGCACTGGTACTTTAGTCAAGGGTTTCCAGTGGTCCTGGGGACCCACTTACCCTTCTTCATTCACGGTTGCTTCCTGGCCCCAAGGAGGCTCCACATACTACTGCTGACTGTCCTGTGGACACTGCTGGTGTACAG CATGCTGGGCCACAAAGAATTCAGGTTTATCTATCCAGTTTTACCATTTTGCATGGTGTTCTGTG GATACTCACTAGCCTACCTGAAGGCATGGAGGAAGGCAGTGGTGAGCTTCCTGCTCTTGTCAAATGTGCCGCTGGCACTCTACACTGGCCTAGTTCATCAGAGAGGCACTCTGGATGTCATGAATCACATTCAGGAAGTCTGCCCCACAGGTCCTGACGCAGCTCCGGCCTCCGTATTCATGATGATGCCCTGCCACTCCACGCCTTACTACAG CCATGTTCACTGCCAACTGTCCATGCGGTTTCTCCGGTGTCCCCCAGACTTGACTGGGAAAACTCAGCATCTTGATGAAGCAGATATGTTCTACTTACACCCCTTAAGGTGGTTACAACAAGAGTTCCACAGCAATGCATCACTCCCCACTCACTTGGTCACCTTCAGTGTTCTGGAGAAG GAGATCCATGCCTTCCTCACCTCACGGAGCTATGAGAGGACAGCTACATTCTTCCACACTCACTGGCCAGAGGGTCGAACTGGAAGTCATATACATGTCTACGAGCGAAGGTTAACCAGCAGAGTCAACACAGGAGGAACTGAACTGTGA
- the Pigb gene encoding GPI alpha-1,2-mannosyltransferase 3 isoform X1, with amino-acid sequence MEPEAGDCSPAFGNLHSSSGEMKLRKRKSTQYVSAQEKRSRRPGLLGENIYLVLFTIALRVCNCFLVQTSFVPDEYWQSLEVAHHMVFSYGYLTWEWTEKLRGYTYPLIFASIYKILHLLGKDSVQLLIWIPRLGQALLSAVADVKLYSLVKQLENQEVARWVFFCQLCSWFTWYCCTRTLTNTMETTLTAVALFYYPLAGSRSVNSVKYLLLVALACVVRPTALIPWVLLLCRHFCQEQRKLHLTLHHFLPVGFITFSLSLIIDRIFFGQWTLVQFNFLKFNVLQNLGTFYGSHPWHWYFSQGFPVVLGTHLPFFIHGCFLAPRRLHILLLTVLWTLLVYSMLGHKEFRFIYPVLPFCMVFCGYSLAYLKAWRKAVVSFLLLSNVPLALYTGLVHQRGTLDVMNHIQEVCPTGPDAAPASVFMMMPCHSTPYYSHVHCQLSMRFLRCPPDLTGKTQHLDEADMFYLHPLRWLQQEFHSNASLPTHLVTFSVLEKEIHAFLTSRSYERTATFFHTHWPEGRTGSHIHVYERRLTSRVNTGGTEL; translated from the exons ATGGAGCCGGAGGCCGGCGACTGCAGCCCGGCCTTCGGCAATCTCCACAGCAGCTCTGGAGAGATGAAGCTGCGGAAAAGGAAGTCCACGCAGTACGTGAGCGCGCAGGAGAAGCGCTCTCGGCGCCCTG GTCTTCTTGGAGAAAACATTTACCTGGTCTTGTTTACCATTGCTCTGCGAGTATGTAACTGCTTCTTAGTCCAGACCAGTTTTGTTCCTGATGAATACTGGCAGTCTCTCGAAGTTGCCCACCACATGGTTTTCAG ttatggtTATTTGACCTGGGAATGGACAGAGAAATTGAGAGGTTACACTTATCCCCTAATCTTTGCAAGCATTTATAAGATTCTGCATCTTCTGGGGAAAGACAGTGTTCAATTACTG ATCTGGATTCCCAGACTTGGCCAAGCTCTTCTGTCTGCTGTAGCAGATGTAAAACTTTACTCCCTCGTGAAGCAGCTGGAAAATCAGGAAGTGGCCCGATGGGTG TTTTTCTGCCAGCTGTGCTCCTGGTTCACGTGGTACTGCTGTACCCGGACTCTCACAAACACCATGGAGACTACCCTTACTGCCGTCGCCCTTTTCTACTATCCTCTGGCAGGCTCAAGGTCCGTGAACAG TGTCAAGTACTTGCTCTTGGTTGCCCTTGCTTGTGTGGTCCGCCCCACAGCTCTTATCCCATGGGTGCTGTTACTCTGCAGACATTTCTGCCAAGAACAGAGAAAGCTCCATCTGACTCTGCATCACTTTCTGCCTGTAGG ATTTATAACCTTCAGTTTGTCTCTGATAATTGATCGTATCTTTTTTGGCCAA TGGACGCTGgttcaatttaattttttgaaatttaaCGTGCTGCAGAACTTGGGGACATTTTATGGCTCCCACCCTTGGCACTGGTACTTTAGTCAAGGGTTTCCAGTGGTCCTGGGGACCCACTTACCCTTCTTCATTCACGGTTGCTTCCTGGCCCCAAGGAGGCTCCACATACTACTGCTGACTGTCCTGTGGACACTGCTGGTGTACAG CATGCTGGGCCACAAAGAATTCAGGTTTATCTATCCAGTTTTACCATTTTGCATGGTGTTCTGTG GATACTCACTAGCCTACCTGAAGGCATGGAGGAAGGCAGTGGTGAGCTTCCTGCTCTTGTCAAATGTGCCGCTGGCACTCTACACTGGCCTAGTTCATCAGAGAGGCACTCTGGATGTCATGAATCACATTCAGGAAGTCTGCCCCACAGGTCCTGACGCAGCTCCGGCCTCCGTATTCATGATGATGCCCTGCCACTCCACGCCTTACTACAG CCATGTTCACTGCCAACTGTCCATGCGGTTTCTCCGGTGTCCCCCAGACTTGACTGGGAAAACTCAGCATCTTGATGAAGCAGATATGTTCTACTTACACCCCTTAAGGTGGTTACAACAAGAGTTCCACAGCAATGCATCACTCCCCACTCACTTGGTCACCTTCAGTGTTCTGGAGAAG GAGATCCATGCCTTCCTCACCTCACGGAGCTATGAGAGGACAGCTACATTCTTCCACACTCACTGGCCAGAGGGTCGAACTGGAAGTCATATACATGTCTACGAGCGAAGGTTAACCAGCAGAGTCAACACAGGAGGAACTGAACTGTGA
- the Pigbos1 gene encoding protein PIGBOS1, protein MLGRLPLPQLLFAVVLGIAGGMYIYQPIFEQYSRDQKELKEKVKLLQESEEKRS, encoded by the coding sequence ATGCTCGGGAGATTGCCGCTTCCACAACTGCTCTTTGCTGTCGTCCTTGGAATTGCTGGAGGGATGTATATTTATCAGCCAATATTTGAACAATATTCCAGAGATCAGAAGGAATTAAAAGAAAAGGTGAAATTGTTGCAAGaatcagaagaaaaaaggagCTAA